Proteins encoded in a region of the Elizabethkingia bruuniana genome:
- a CDS encoding PsbP-related protein codes for MKKLLFTAALVLSVGAFAQKNITKTVGVPFEISYPDSFKQVEGEQENVVFQIFDQPNDFTLYIIQDPIEDWRETPLFGSAEDVIKHYNSTAIESLERNSALKIGDIKTEAKNGMQYAYQNFEGDYKYTDYDDNGKEQTKFSKYAYVTVGIKTAKSTYSVYSFCPVKDKAKFEKIFKTVVASIKEK; via the coding sequence ATGAAAAAATTACTTTTTACAGCAGCTTTAGTATTATCGGTTGGAGCTTTTGCTCAGAAGAATATTACTAAAACTGTTGGAGTTCCTTTTGAAATCAGCTACCCTGATAGCTTTAAGCAAGTAGAAGGTGAGCAGGAAAATGTTGTTTTCCAAATCTTTGACCAGCCAAATGATTTTACATTATATATTATTCAGGATCCGATAGAAGACTGGAGAGAGACTCCTTTGTTTGGATCGGCTGAAGATGTAATCAAGCATTACAACTCTACAGCAATTGAATCTTTAGAGAGAAATTCTGCTTTAAAGATTGGTGATATTAAAACCGAAGCTAAAAACGGAATGCAGTATGCTTACCAGAATTTTGAAGGAGATTATAAGTATACCGATTATGATGATAATGGTAAAGAACAGACTAAGTTTTCCAAGTATGCTTATGTTACTGTAGGTATTAAAACAGCTAAGTCTACCTATTCTGTATATTCCTTCTGCCCGGTAAAAGATAAGGCGAAATTTGAAAAAATATTCAAAACTGTAGTAGCCTCAATTAAAGAAAAATAA
- a CDS encoding DUF5694 domain-containing protein produces MSRKSKLSQIFLCMNERSESDANLGFYISFVNKIMINKDYFGSNLLAGWYKRNLIIFKIS; encoded by the coding sequence TTGTCTCGAAAAAGTAAGCTGAGCCAGATTTTTTTATGCATGAATGAAAGATCCGAATCAGATGCTAATCTTGGTTTCTATATTTCATTTGTTAATAAAATAATGATTAATAAAGATTATTTTGGCTCAAATCTGCTTGCCGGCTGGTATAAAAGAAATTTAATAATATTCAAAATCAGTTAA
- a CDS encoding DUF5715 family protein, with protein sequence MRKLFFAFLGVLIWAGGKSQSARCYDLSTVLKVEPTPIYKQHLDASAKFNINILENSKSINKYTKKGKLVSIGSLGKGYRIQKLDYSRAYLVPKAKTTLRGIAKKFNANTKGSTLTITSLTRTLEDQCRLRRVNPNASLGISSHNYGNSFDISYVRFNDRHKSNPRLEAALEKVLNVYRDEGKLYYIKERQQSCYHVTVRNY encoded by the coding sequence ATGAGGAAATTATTTTTTGCTTTTTTAGGGGTACTGATCTGGGCAGGAGGCAAGTCTCAGTCCGCTCGTTGTTATGATCTTAGTACGGTTCTTAAGGTGGAACCAACCCCCATTTATAAACAACATCTCGATGCTTCGGCTAAATTTAATATTAACATTCTGGAGAACTCCAAGAGTATAAATAAGTACACTAAAAAAGGAAAGCTTGTTTCTATAGGAAGTCTTGGGAAAGGTTACCGTATTCAGAAACTGGATTATAGCCGGGCTTATTTGGTTCCAAAAGCCAAAACGACGCTTCGGGGCATTGCTAAAAAGTTTAATGCAAATACAAAAGGGAGTACACTTACAATTACTTCTCTTACCAGAACTTTGGAAGATCAGTGCCGCTTGCGGAGAGTAAATCCCAATGCTTCTTTGGGAATCAGTTCCCATAATTATGGTAACTCTTTTGATATTTCTTATGTCCGCTTCAATGACAGACATAAATCTAATCCAAGGCTGGAAGCAGCGCTGGAAAAGGTGCTGAATGTTTACAGAGACGAAGGAAAACTTTATTATATTAAAGAAAGACAGCAGAGTTGCTATCATGTAACAGTGCGAAACTATTAA
- a CDS encoding esterase-like activity of phytase family protein translates to MRKKLLSMVVLAALFACNNDDNSFKSVSYPDMAEASDPKIINDINGVKVYNGGYGSSLVQDPQDKSVFYMLTDRGPNIDGPVKDSKVFSNPDFTPQIGKFQLKDGKLVQIGTILLKNAAGKNLTGLPNPIGSGGTGEIAYDTKGNVLSNDIDGLDSEGLAIAPDGTFWVSDEYGPHIIHFDKNGNTIEKINPFNTSRKIPKVFAKRRPNRGMEGLCITPDGKTLVGIMQFPLYNPSSTDMKGSLIIRIITFDIASGKTQQFVYLMENKDLQAVSEIAAIDNNSFLVLERDGEYATSANRASVFKKVYKIELDGATDVSDPNNGENGKLYNGKPLEQLINLSGLQQNNIVPVKKTLVLDLMTDLNTIYPHDKAEGIFVIDNNTIAISNDDDFGVTGNGKYEQKVLPSSNTIDRNTIYFIKLKKPLK, encoded by the coding sequence ATGAGAAAAAAACTTTTATCCATGGTCGTATTAGCAGCTTTGTTCGCTTGCAACAATGACGACAACTCTTTTAAATCTGTTAGTTATCCTGATATGGCAGAGGCTTCTGATCCAAAAATAATCAACGACATCAATGGTGTTAAGGTTTATAATGGTGGCTACGGATCGTCTCTTGTACAGGATCCGCAGGACAAATCTGTTTTTTATATGCTGACAGACAGGGGCCCTAATATTGATGGTCCAGTTAAAGATTCAAAAGTATTTTCCAACCCCGACTTTACACCACAAATCGGAAAATTCCAATTAAAAGACGGAAAACTAGTACAAATTGGCACTATTTTGTTAAAAAATGCTGCCGGTAAAAACCTTACAGGACTACCTAACCCTATAGGCTCGGGAGGAACAGGTGAAATTGCTTACGATACTAAAGGCAATGTTCTGAGCAATGACATCGATGGTTTGGATTCGGAAGGGCTTGCTATAGCTCCGGACGGAACATTCTGGGTAAGTGATGAATATGGTCCTCATATTATCCATTTTGATAAAAACGGAAACACTATTGAAAAGATAAATCCATTTAATACATCGAGAAAAATCCCAAAGGTTTTTGCTAAAAGACGCCCAAATCGCGGTATGGAAGGTCTGTGTATTACCCCGGATGGTAAAACACTTGTAGGCATTATGCAGTTTCCCCTGTACAATCCATCTTCAACTGATATGAAAGGTTCTTTAATTATTCGCATCATTACTTTCGATATTGCTTCCGGTAAAACACAACAGTTTGTTTATCTTATGGAAAATAAAGACCTACAGGCAGTTAGTGAAATTGCAGCTATAGACAACAATTCTTTCCTTGTATTGGAGCGTGACGGAGAATACGCTACTTCAGCAAACAGAGCTTCTGTTTTCAAAAAGGTATACAAGATTGAACTAGATGGTGCTACGGATGTATCTGATCCTAATAATGGTGAAAACGGGAAATTGTATAATGGAAAACCTTTGGAACAGCTTATTAATTTAAGTGGTTTGCAACAGAATAATATAGTTCCGGTAAAGAAAACTCTTGTTCTTGATCTGATGACTGACCTGAATACGATTTATCCACACGACAAAGCTGAAGGCATCTTTGTAATTGATAATAATACTATCGCCATTAGCAATGATGACGACTTCGGTGTAACTGGTAATGGAAAATACGAACAGAAGGTACTCCCTTCGTCCAACACTATTGATAGAAACACAATCTATTTCATTAAGCTAAAGAAGCCTTTAAAATAA
- a CDS encoding phage integrase SAM-like domain-containing protein, giving the protein MTLNFSLSGNTVLKNINLILNTDRLNFKLHTSLRIPGEQWDEEKKRPKNIYLKEYKKLNNKLDSLKKELVLYLNQRQIQKREMNQRSLSRVVQKLISENKDVQLENSLLSLVQSYISDRNDFICYSTYKRYKVFYNLIQRFEGYAMKHLFIEDINMEFVKEFIAFGKEEKYSENTIYRTIHFVKTILNFVEKKGVRTSVREMNIKREKQQKEIVSLSEKEILKIENTNLPDELKAAKDWLIISCYTGQRFSDFMKFSIDKMVNIDGKTCIKFIQQKTKKKIILPLHPSVKNIIQRNENAFPKPLDIVTYNKQIKLIARIAGINHTLSARKRVGHRAKSFVMEKWETITSHIGRRSFATNFYGKIPTPLLLHATGHSTEQVFLNYINDFDNDRITSLGDYFDKLYQKIIMS; this is encoded by the coding sequence ATGACCCTTAACTTCTCACTTTCTGGTAATACAGTCCTCAAAAACATTAATTTAATTTTAAATACAGATCGTCTTAATTTTAAATTGCATACTTCTTTAAGAATTCCTGGTGAGCAATGGGATGAAGAGAAAAAGAGGCCCAAAAATATATATCTGAAAGAATATAAAAAGCTTAACAATAAGCTTGATTCTCTTAAGAAAGAACTTGTCTTGTACCTTAACCAAAGACAAATTCAGAAAAGGGAAATGAACCAAAGATCTCTCTCCAGAGTTGTTCAAAAACTTATTAGTGAAAATAAAGATGTACAGCTCGAGAATTCACTACTATCATTAGTACAAAGCTATATATCAGACAGAAACGATTTCATTTGTTATTCAACCTATAAGCGCTATAAGGTATTCTATAATTTAATACAGAGATTTGAAGGTTATGCGATGAAACATCTTTTTATAGAGGATATTAATATGGAGTTCGTAAAGGAGTTTATTGCATTTGGTAAAGAAGAAAAATATAGCGAGAATACCATTTACAGAACAATTCATTTTGTGAAGACCATCCTGAATTTTGTAGAGAAAAAGGGAGTCAGAACCTCGGTAAGAGAAATGAACATTAAAAGAGAGAAACAACAAAAAGAGATTGTCTCTCTATCAGAAAAAGAGATTCTCAAAATTGAAAACACCAATCTGCCCGATGAGCTAAAAGCCGCTAAAGACTGGCTGATAATCAGCTGTTATACAGGACAAAGATTTTCAGACTTTATGAAGTTTTCCATAGATAAAATGGTTAATATAGATGGCAAAACCTGTATTAAATTCATCCAGCAAAAGACAAAAAAGAAGATTATTCTGCCTTTACATCCATCCGTCAAAAATATCATTCAAAGAAATGAGAACGCTTTTCCTAAACCTTTAGATATTGTAACTTATAATAAACAGATAAAACTTATTGCCAGGATCGCAGGAATTAACCATACTTTGAGCGCAAGAAAACGTGTGGGGCACAGGGCTAAATCTTTTGTAATGGAAAAGTGGGAAACAATCACAAGCCATATAGGAAGGCGGAGCTTTGCTACAAACTTCTACGGAAAAATACCTACCCCTTTGCTATTACATGCCACAGGACATTCAACCGAACAGGTGTTTTTAAATTATATTAATGATTTTGATAATGACCGAATTACTTCTTTAGGAGATTACTTTGATAAATTATACCAAAAAATTATAATGAGCTAA
- a CDS encoding alkyl hydroperoxide reductase gives MKIFKYLLLLLVLFKMQAQEINMNFPEFAGKSYDFIIFQGSEQKTVFQGVIPEGGKFTLKVPGEYSPYNGMSRWLITGTKEGGGLDMYIPGHNFSVSCNSNKPNNTNIIFRDNSGNTELNELYKVQQKILDRYQVMLQAVNIFTTNDPNYRIFQSEYENQKKDYEKFQRLLTKKADYISEFIRIVNITNGTGTRLYNKEIEKADNISFYIAHDLDWNILYTSGHWWSVISAWVSIHAKVLKDESRFMKEFELISSKLKNEVVYTDFISRLNYFLKEEGKEDYMKKIELIARDSKKMDNNNTSLEEYPKN, from the coding sequence ATGAAAATATTTAAATATTTATTATTACTATTGGTTTTATTTAAAATGCAGGCTCAGGAGATTAATATGAATTTTCCCGAATTTGCAGGAAAAAGTTATGATTTTATAATATTTCAGGGGAGCGAGCAAAAGACTGTTTTTCAGGGAGTGATTCCTGAGGGTGGAAAATTTACATTAAAAGTCCCCGGGGAATATTCACCTTATAATGGAATGAGCCGCTGGCTTATAACCGGAACTAAAGAAGGCGGAGGGCTGGATATGTATATTCCGGGACATAATTTCTCAGTCAGTTGTAACTCCAATAAACCGAATAATACAAATATTATTTTCAGGGATAATTCCGGTAACACAGAATTAAACGAATTATATAAAGTACAGCAGAAAATCTTAGATCGCTATCAGGTGATGCTACAAGCGGTAAATATCTTCACAACAAATGATCCTAATTATCGAATTTTTCAAAGTGAGTATGAAAATCAAAAAAAGGATTATGAGAAATTTCAAAGGCTGCTGACTAAAAAGGCAGATTATATTAGTGAATTCATCAGAATTGTCAATATTACCAATGGAACAGGAACCAGGTTATACAATAAGGAAATTGAAAAAGCAGATAATATCTCCTTTTATATTGCTCATGACTTAGACTGGAACATATTGTATACATCAGGACATTGGTGGAGCGTTATTAGTGCCTGGGTAAGTATTCATGCAAAAGTTTTAAAAGACGAAAGCAGGTTTATGAAAGAATTTGAATTAATAAGTTCAAAACTTAAAAATGAGGTGGTTTATACGGATTTTATTTCAAGACTGAATTACTTTTTAAAAGAAGAGGGTAAAGAAGATTATATGAAAAAAATAGAATTAATTGCTAGAGATTCAAAGAAAATGGATAATAACAATACTTCTTTAGAAGAATATCCTAAAAATTAA
- a CDS encoding MsnO8 family LLM class oxidoreductase, whose protein sequence is MKLKLSILDQSPVIKGGTAALALRNSLELARMADESGYHSILYSEHHGVGAYGSSSPELLTAIVLAETKRIKAGTGGIMLRNYSAFKIAEWAKMLATMFPDRFILGLGKAPGGLKDAVVALNNNKPPVLNDLNKKLEEIIAYITGQNPVYEDLVAQPEKPLILPEILWLGSGVGSAKEAAAKGVGYSMAGFISDNVGEDAYNMYHEEFNNNGYTDKSVFQVALSVSVAADTEQARKNAYGMVYQFVQSRKLLAPDKLMPYAEVEALVAGSDDESLFYSLLDKVVVGTPDTILSQLEEKAILYKTKDLMLLCNMFNEEDRMFTYKSIIENF, encoded by the coding sequence ATGAAACTGAAATTAAGCATTTTAGATCAGTCGCCAGTAATTAAAGGAGGTACAGCCGCGCTTGCACTCCGGAATAGTCTAGAACTTGCCAGAATGGCAGATGAGTCTGGATACCATAGTATATTATATTCCGAGCATCACGGAGTCGGAGCTTATGGAAGTTCCAGCCCGGAGTTACTAACAGCAATAGTTCTTGCAGAAACAAAAAGGATAAAAGCCGGAACAGGAGGCATTATGTTACGGAATTATTCTGCATTTAAAATTGCCGAATGGGCCAAAATGCTTGCAACAATGTTTCCGGACAGATTTATATTGGGGCTGGGGAAAGCTCCCGGAGGATTGAAAGATGCTGTTGTCGCATTAAATAACAACAAACCGCCCGTTCTTAACGATCTGAATAAAAAGCTTGAAGAGATAATAGCCTATATTACAGGGCAAAATCCTGTATATGAGGATTTAGTAGCTCAGCCGGAGAAACCTTTAATCTTACCAGAAATACTGTGGTTGGGTTCAGGAGTTGGTTCAGCAAAGGAAGCTGCAGCTAAAGGAGTAGGATATTCAATGGCTGGTTTTATTTCCGACAATGTCGGAGAAGACGCTTATAATATGTATCATGAAGAATTTAATAATAATGGATATACAGATAAATCGGTTTTTCAGGTCGCATTATCAGTTTCAGTAGCCGCAGATACAGAGCAAGCACGGAAAAATGCCTACGGAATGGTATACCAGTTTGTACAATCCAGAAAATTATTAGCTCCGGACAAGCTTATGCCTTATGCTGAAGTGGAAGCCCTGGTTGCAGGAAGTGATGATGAAAGTTTGTTTTACTCCTTGCTGGATAAAGTAGTTGTAGGTACTCCTGATACAATATTATCTCAATTAGAAGAGAAGGCAATTCTGTATAAAACCAAGGATCTTATGCTGCTATGCAATATGTTTAATGAAGAAGACCGGATGTTTACTTACAAAAGTATCATAGAAAACTTTTAA
- a CDS encoding DUF423 domain-containing protein: MKTITLFFGAFYGMLSVILGAFGAHAFKKILSVERLESFEVGVKYQMYAALYLLIIGFFLKFDTGIEKSAGWFMIAGTFLFSVSIYFLSFQEVWNTNLKFLGPITPLGGLFMILSWLMLMIIIFKSKFN; encoded by the coding sequence ATGAAAACAATAACTTTATTTTTCGGTGCTTTTTATGGAATGCTTTCAGTAATACTGGGCGCTTTCGGAGCACATGCATTTAAGAAGATTCTTTCAGTAGAAAGACTTGAAAGTTTTGAGGTGGGAGTAAAGTACCAAATGTACGCAGCATTATATCTCTTGATTATTGGATTTTTCCTGAAATTCGATACCGGAATTGAAAAAAGTGCTGGTTGGTTTATGATTGCCGGAACATTCTTGTTCTCAGTAAGTATTTATTTCCTTTCTTTTCAGGAAGTATGGAATACTAATCTGAAGTTTTTAGGACCTATTACACCTCTTGGCGGTTTATTTATGATCTTAAGCTGGCTAATGTTGATGATTATTATCTTTAAATCAAAATTTAACTAG
- a CDS encoding hydroxymethylglutaryl-CoA reductase: MKHQPIEGFSKLGKQKKIDWLVSTYLEGSQQYTDILQQYWNDNADLQKLHEEFSENTISNFYMPYGIAPNFLIDGELKAIPMAVEESSVVAAASKSAKFWLDKGGFKTTVINEKKLGHTHFTFNGESVKLQSFFNHVLKQRLFDDTEEITKNMRSRGGGILDIELVDKTAQMQDYYQLKASFNTKDSMGANFINSCLEQFGKTLKKEVELSDKFTQEEKDSLRVIMNILSNFTPDCVVRAEVSCKMEDLIDDSGIAPEEFAWKFKQAVNIAEIEPYRATTHNKGIMNGVDAVVIATGNDFRATEACAHTYASKDGRYTSLTHCSTDNGVFRFWLDLPISVGVVGGLTNLHPLVKFSLALLGKPSATELMSIIAVSGLAQNFAALRSLVTTGIQKGHMKMHLFNILNQFGATEAEKQHFVNYFKDKTVSHHEVIAELEKLRKK; the protein is encoded by the coding sequence ATGAAACATCAGCCTATAGAAGGCTTTTCAAAGCTTGGCAAACAAAAGAAAATCGATTGGTTAGTTAGTACTTATCTGGAAGGCAGCCAACAATACACAGATATATTACAACAATACTGGAATGACAATGCAGACCTTCAGAAACTTCATGAAGAGTTTTCAGAGAATACCATTTCCAACTTTTATATGCCCTATGGTATAGCACCTAATTTTCTGATTGATGGAGAATTAAAAGCAATTCCAATGGCCGTAGAGGAAAGTTCTGTAGTGGCTGCAGCCTCCAAGTCCGCAAAATTCTGGTTAGATAAAGGTGGTTTCAAGACTACTGTAATCAACGAGAAAAAACTGGGACATACTCACTTTACATTTAACGGGGAAAGTGTAAAACTTCAGTCATTCTTTAACCATGTATTAAAGCAAAGATTATTTGACGATACTGAAGAGATTACAAAGAATATGCGTTCACGTGGTGGCGGAATTCTGGATATTGAGTTGGTAGATAAAACTGCACAAATGCAGGATTATTACCAGCTAAAAGCTTCTTTCAACACCAAAGATAGCATGGGAGCTAATTTTATCAACTCGTGCCTGGAGCAGTTTGGTAAAACCCTGAAAAAAGAAGTTGAACTATCTGATAAATTCACACAAGAAGAGAAAGATTCCCTTCGTGTTATTATGAATATCCTGTCCAATTTCACGCCAGATTGCGTTGTCAGAGCTGAGGTTTCCTGTAAAATGGAGGATCTTATCGATGATAGTGGGATTGCTCCGGAAGAATTCGCCTGGAAATTTAAGCAGGCTGTAAATATCGCAGAGATCGAACCTTATCGTGCTACAACTCATAATAAAGGAATTATGAATGGGGTAGATGCAGTTGTTATTGCTACCGGAAACGACTTCCGTGCAACAGAAGCTTGTGCGCATACCTATGCTTCCAAAGATGGGAGATATACGAGTTTAACGCATTGTTCAACGGATAACGGTGTTTTCAGATTCTGGTTAGACCTTCCTATCTCTGTAGGAGTTGTTGGTGGGTTAACTAATCTTCATCCGTTGGTGAAATTCTCATTGGCACTTCTAGGCAAGCCTTCCGCAACAGAACTTATGAGTATCATTGCTGTTTCTGGTTTAGCACAAAACTTTGCAGCACTTCGATCATTGGTAACTACAGGTATACAAAAAGGGCATATGAAAATGCATTTGTTCAATATTCTGAATCAGTTTGGAGCAACAGAAGCAGAAAAACAACATTTTGTAAATTACTTCAAAGATAAAACAGTGAGTCACCATGAGGTGATTGCTGAACTGGAGAAATTGAGAAAGAAATAA
- a CDS encoding ABC-F family ATP-binding cassette domain-containing protein yields MLSVQSLGLHHAGNYLFQNVNFTIKKNDKIGLVGKNGAGKSTLLKMLSGEINFYEGDVVPDGSITIGFLKQDLDFVKGRTVWNETMQAFESINAMKTELEEVNVGLATRTDYESDEYAKLIDRMTELNDLLVHHDAYNLDAEMEKVLLGLGFRASDFEKITDEFSGGWRMRIELAKLLLQKNDIMLLDEPTNHLDMESIIWLENFLKDYPGAIVLVSHDKQFMTSVCNRTFDINNKKVDDYKANYTKYLELRKDRKEKLIQAKKNQDAEIKHTEDLINKFRASASKAAFAQSLIKKLDKLERIEVENDDVSKFNIRFVQSVVPGKVIFEAKKLGKAYGEKQVFDNVDFFIERGAKIALLGQNGQGKTTLAKILAGEIRDYSGEWNLGHNVNIGYFAQNQEEVLSPNKTVLEEAEDAATEETRPRVRDLLGSFLFQGEDVQKKTKVLSGGERNRLALCKLLLRPFNTLIMDEPTNHLDIQSKEIIKIALQKFEGTLILISHDREFLQGLSDKIFEFRDGNMKEYLGNIDEYLEYRQKESIREVSIEKSKLAEAKQEAPAPKVKEEPKPVETKKEFVSKEKKNIQNKISKTEQKINELESQIEEMEQGFAKENPTEEQLEKYQKLKEDLDLALQEWEFLAAQLEAE; encoded by the coding sequence ATGCTTTCAGTACAAAGTTTAGGACTGCATCATGCCGGAAATTATCTTTTCCAGAATGTGAATTTTACCATTAAGAAGAATGATAAAATTGGTCTGGTAGGTAAAAATGGTGCAGGGAAATCGACATTATTAAAAATGCTTTCCGGCGAAATTAACTTCTATGAAGGGGATGTTGTTCCGGATGGTAGTATTACTATCGGTTTCCTGAAACAGGATCTGGACTTTGTAAAAGGAAGAACAGTATGGAATGAAACCATGCAGGCTTTTGAAAGCATCAATGCAATGAAGACCGAGCTGGAAGAAGTAAATGTCGGATTGGCAACGCGTACAGATTACGAAAGTGATGAGTATGCGAAGCTTATTGACAGAATGACGGAACTAAACGACCTTCTTGTTCATCACGATGCATACAACCTGGATGCTGAAATGGAGAAGGTATTATTAGGTCTTGGTTTTAGAGCAAGTGATTTCGAAAAGATTACAGATGAGTTTTCCGGAGGATGGAGAATGCGTATTGAGTTGGCAAAACTTCTTCTGCAGAAGAATGATATTATGCTTCTCGATGAGCCTACCAACCACCTGGATATGGAATCTATTATCTGGCTGGAAAATTTCCTGAAAGATTACCCGGGAGCTATTGTACTGGTTTCCCACGACAAGCAGTTCATGACATCAGTTTGTAATCGTACTTTTGATATCAATAACAAAAAAGTTGACGACTATAAAGCTAATTATACCAAATATCTTGAACTAAGAAAAGACAGAAAAGAAAAACTAATTCAGGCGAAGAAAAATCAGGATGCGGAGATTAAGCATACTGAAGATCTGATTAATAAATTCCGTGCGAGTGCTTCTAAAGCTGCTTTTGCGCAATCCCTTATTAAAAAGTTGGATAAGCTGGAAAGAATTGAAGTAGAAAATGATGACGTTTCCAAATTCAATATTCGTTTCGTACAGTCAGTTGTTCCGGGGAAAGTAATTTTCGAAGCCAAGAAGCTTGGAAAAGCGTATGGTGAAAAACAAGTTTTCGACAATGTAGACTTCTTTATAGAAAGAGGAGCGAAGATCGCTTTATTAGGACAGAACGGACAGGGAAAAACAACACTGGCGAAAATTTTAGCTGGTGAAATCCGTGATTATTCCGGAGAATGGAACCTTGGTCATAATGTAAATATCGGTTACTTTGCTCAGAATCAGGAAGAAGTTTTATCTCCTAATAAAACCGTTTTAGAAGAGGCTGAAGATGCAGCTACAGAAGAAACACGTCCACGAGTTCGAGACCTGTTAGGATCTTTCCTTTTTCAGGGAGAGGATGTACAGAAGAAAACAAAAGTACTTTCCGGAGGGGAAAGAAACCGTCTGGCTCTTTGTAAACTATTATTACGTCCATTCAATACATTGATAATGGACGAACCTACCAATCACTTGGATATTCAGTCTAAGGAGATTATTAAGATTGCATTACAGAAGTTTGAAGGAACTTTGATTCTGATTTCTCACGACCGTGAATTCTTACAAGGATTATCTGATAAGATTTTCGAGTTCAGAGATGGAAATATGAAGGAGTATCTTGGAAATATTGACGAGTATCTGGAATACAGACAAAAAGAAAGCATCCGTGAAGTTTCCATAGAGAAATCTAAACTGGCAGAAGCAAAGCAGGAAGCTCCGGCTCCAAAGGTTAAAGAAGAACCGAAGCCCGTTGAAACTAAAAAAGAGTTTGTAAGCAAAGAGAAAAAGAATATTCAGAATAAGATTTCTAAAACAGAACAGAAAATCAATGAACTGGAAAGTCAGATAGAAGAGATGGAGCAGGGGTTTGCTAAAGAAAATCCGACTGAAGAGCAGTTGGAGAAATACCAGAAACTGAAAGAAGATCTTGATCTTGCCTTACAGGAATGGGAATTTTTGGCAGCTCAGTTGGAAGCTGAATAA
- a CDS encoding helix-turn-helix domain-containing protein, with protein sequence MKTVVQKLREQQNLTQTELAEKSGISLRTVQRIEAGNIPKGYTLKALALALKTTPEDLIVKNEEKINVDRAKLINLSALAGLVIPCGGIIFPLILTYKTKDLKNRELGKSIVSVQIILALVVSVFMIISPFIQKALSVRFPLFIVPLIVFICLKLFVVIHNGICLNKNGSIFIRLKTSFL encoded by the coding sequence ATGAAAACAGTAGTTCAAAAATTGAGAGAACAGCAAAACCTGACTCAAACTGAACTTGCAGAAAAATCCGGGATTTCATTAAGAACTGTTCAGCGGATTGAAGCCGGAAATATTCCGAAAGGCTACACGCTTAAAGCACTCGCTCTAGCCTTGAAAACTACCCCCGAAGATTTAATTGTCAAAAATGAAGAAAAGATTAATGTTGACAGAGCCAAGTTAATTAATCTTTCTGCCCTAGCTGGTCTTGTCATTCCATGTGGAGGAATAATTTTTCCGCTGATATTAACATACAAGACAAAAGATCTTAAAAACAGAGAACTTGGGAAAAGCATTGTAAGTGTTCAGATTATTTTGGCCCTCGTTGTATCTGTTTTTATGATTATAAGTCCTTTCATTCAGAAAGCATTATCTGTCAGATTTCCACTTTTTATTGTTCCACTTATTGTCTTCATCTGTCTGAAATTATTTGTAGTTATCCACAATGGGATTTGTCTTAATAAAAACGGTAGTATTTTTATCAGGCTGAAAACCAGTTTCTTGTGA